From a single Candidatus Polarisedimenticolaceae bacterium genomic region:
- the ruvB gene encoding Holliday junction branch migration DNA helicase RuvB has product MSEGPEPMDENLLRGEPLGADEIEDQPLRPRTLAEYVGQPRIKDNLSVFLEAARARQEALDHVLLYGPPGLGKTTLAHVIAREMRSQVRVTSGPAIEKAGDLAAILTHLQAGDVLFVDEIHRLGRALEEILYPAMEDFALDLVIGTGPGARTVRLDLPRFTLVGATTRVGLLSPPLRDRFGIVHHLEYYGVTDLRSIVERSARILGIPVDADGAEEIARRSRGTPRIANRLLRRVRDFAQVAGASSVDGEQAREALERLEVDRHGLDVVDRRILSAIVHKFDGGPVGIATLAAAVGEDRGTLEEIYEPYLLQIGFLDRTPRGRRTTRRAHEYLGTRPAGGLFPE; this is encoded by the coding sequence ATGAGCGAAGGACCGGAGCCGATGGACGAGAACCTCCTTCGAGGGGAACCTCTGGGCGCGGACGAGATCGAGGACCAGCCGCTGCGTCCCAGGACGCTCGCGGAGTACGTCGGCCAGCCCAGGATCAAGGACAACCTGTCGGTGTTCCTCGAGGCGGCGCGCGCCCGCCAGGAGGCCCTGGACCACGTGCTCCTGTACGGCCCGCCGGGGCTGGGAAAGACCACGCTCGCGCACGTGATCGCCCGGGAAATGCGATCCCAGGTACGTGTAACCTCGGGCCCGGCGATCGAGAAGGCGGGCGACCTCGCCGCGATCCTCACGCATCTTCAGGCGGGGGACGTCCTCTTCGTCGACGAGATCCATCGACTGGGGCGCGCGCTCGAGGAAATCCTCTACCCCGCGATGGAGGACTTCGCGCTCGATCTGGTCATCGGCACCGGGCCCGGCGCGCGTACGGTTCGCCTGGACCTCCCGAGATTCACGCTCGTGGGGGCGACGACCAGGGTCGGCCTTCTGTCGCCGCCCCTCCGGGACCGCTTCGGCATCGTCCACCACCTGGAGTACTACGGCGTCACGGACCTCCGGTCCATCGTCGAGCGGTCCGCGCGCATCCTCGGAATTCCAGTGGACGCGGACGGCGCCGAGGAGATTGCAAGGCGTTCGCGCGGAACCCCGCGCATCGCCAATCGACTCCTGCGAAGGGTCCGCGATTTCGCCCAGGTTGCCGGGGCCTCCAGCGTCGACGGTGAGCAGGCCCGTGAGGCGCTCGAGCGGCTGGAGGTCGATCGCCATGGGCTGGACGTCGTCGACCGGAGAATCCTCTCCGCGATCGTCCACAAGTTCGACGGAGGCCCGGTCGGGATCGCGACCCTCGCCGCCGCAGTCGGAGAAGACCGAGGGACCCTGGAGGAGATCTACGAGCCCTACTTGCTCCAGATCGGCTTCCTCGACCGCACCCCTAGGGGACGGCGCACGACGCGCCGTGCGCACGAGTATCTCGGCACGCGCCCCGCGGGGGGCCTCTTCCCGGAGTAG
- the ruvA gene encoding Holliday junction branch migration protein RuvA translates to MIARLSGRLISCTPDRVVLDVGGVGYDVSIPLSTFYALQERSGAGSTTLHIHTHVREDAILLFGFATEEERRIFTRLLAVSGVGPKMALAVLSGVGVAEFHGAVAAGERARLERIPGIGRKTAERILLELRSAPSTRRNRRGPDPEIGNFPAIPGVRADAVSALVNLGYAPDGAERAVRKACEDLGVEEPSLDILLREALRGLVR, encoded by the coding sequence TTGATCGCGCGTCTGAGCGGCAGGCTGATCTCGTGCACGCCCGATCGCGTCGTTCTCGACGTCGGCGGGGTCGGATACGACGTCTCGATCCCCCTCAGCACCTTCTACGCTCTCCAGGAACGTTCCGGAGCGGGGAGTACCACCCTCCACATCCACACGCACGTTCGTGAGGACGCGATTCTCCTGTTCGGCTTCGCGACCGAGGAGGAGCGCCGGATCTTCACACGCCTGCTGGCCGTTTCCGGAGTCGGCCCGAAGATGGCCCTTGCCGTTCTCTCCGGCGTCGGTGTCGCCGAGTTTCACGGCGCCGTCGCGGCCGGGGAACGGGCGCGCCTGGAGCGGATTCCCGGGATCGGCCGCAAGACCGCCGAGCGGATCCTCCTGGAGCTGCGGAGCGCTCCGTCGACGAGGAGGAACCGGAGAGGGCCCGATCCGGAGATCGGAAACTTCCCCGCGATTCCGGGGGTCCGCGCCGATGCCGTCTCGGCGTTGGTGAACCTCGGATACGCCCCCGACGGGGCGGAGCGTGCGGTGCGCAAGGCATGCGAAGATCTCGGCGTCGAGGAGCCGAGTCTCGACATCCTGCTGCGCGAGGCCCTCCGGGGCCTCGTTCGATGA
- the ruvC gene encoding crossover junction endodeoxyribonuclease RuvC gives MREPRFRRGRTRLRGRLIPARVLGVDPGSIRTGWGILEGDADRPCVVACGEIHIPESQAFAVRLFRLQEAFREVLTRFGPSEAAVESPFHGVSARSALQLAHARGVLLAELASAAIPIHEYAPAAVKKAVCGSGRADKGQVQEMMPRLLGAPSQGRWPPDVSDALALAWCHTAHRRFAVAVARGRS, from the coding sequence ATTCGCGAACCTCGATTTCGACGAGGCCGAACTCGCCTCCGAGGCCGACTGATTCCCGCACGGGTCCTCGGCGTCGACCCGGGATCGATCCGAACCGGGTGGGGCATCCTGGAAGGCGACGCCGACCGGCCCTGTGTCGTCGCCTGCGGGGAGATCCACATCCCGGAGTCTCAGGCGTTCGCGGTGCGCCTGTTCCGCCTGCAGGAGGCCTTCCGGGAGGTCTTGACCCGGTTCGGACCCTCCGAGGCCGCGGTCGAGTCCCCGTTTCACGGCGTCAGCGCACGCTCCGCCCTCCAGCTGGCCCATGCGCGCGGCGTGCTGCTGGCGGAGCTCGCCTCGGCGGCGATCCCGATCCACGAGTACGCTCCGGCCGCGGTCAAGAAGGCGGTGTGCGGGAGTGGTCGGGCGGACAAGGGGCAGGTGCAGGAGATGATGCCACGCCTGCTCGGCGCGCCCTCCCAGGGCCGTTGGCCGCCGGACGTTTCGGACGCCCTCGCCTTGGCCTGGTGCCACACGGCCCACCGGCGATTCGCCGTCGCCGTCGCCCGCGGCCGCTCCTGA
- a CDS encoding YebC/PmpR family DNA-binding transcriptional regulator, whose protein sequence is MSGHSKWHTIKHKKAAIDAKRGRAFTRLIKEITVAARMGGGDPDANPRLRLAVAEAKSNNMPADNIKRAIQKGTGELPGVSYEEITYEGYGPGGVAILVDVLTDNKMRTTPEIRHLFAKHGGNLGDPNSVAWMFERKGRFVVPASTIGEDRLMEIALEAGADDLEREGDAFTIYTDPTAFADVQQALEKAGVAPSESGFVKEAKNMLAVDSKKAQQNLKLLEVLEDHDDVQHVFANLDFDEAELASEAD, encoded by the coding sequence ATGTCCGGTCATTCCAAGTGGCACACGATCAAGCACAAGAAGGCCGCGATCGACGCGAAGCGCGGCCGGGCCTTCACGCGGCTCATCAAGGAAATCACCGTCGCCGCACGCATGGGTGGGGGGGATCCGGACGCCAATCCACGCCTGCGGCTCGCCGTCGCCGAGGCGAAGTCGAACAACATGCCCGCGGATAACATCAAACGCGCCATCCAGAAGGGCACGGGCGAGCTTCCCGGGGTCAGCTACGAGGAGATCACGTACGAGGGGTACGGCCCGGGTGGGGTCGCGATCCTCGTGGACGTGCTGACCGACAACAAGATGCGGACGACTCCCGAGATCCGCCACCTGTTCGCGAAGCACGGTGGGAACCTCGGGGATCCCAACAGCGTCGCTTGGATGTTCGAGCGGAAGGGTCGCTTCGTGGTGCCGGCCTCCACGATCGGCGAGGACCGGCTCATGGAGATCGCGCTCGAAGCGGGCGCGGACGACCTCGAGCGCGAAGGCGACGCGTTCACGATCTACACGGACCCCACGGCGTTCGCGGACGTCCAGCAGGCGCTCGAGAAGGCGGGGGTCGCCCCGTCCGAGTCCGGCTTCGTCAAGGAAGCCAAGAACATGCTTGCGGTCGACTCCAAGAAGGCCCAGCAGAACCTGAAGCTGCTCGAAGTGCTCGAGGATCACGACGACGTCCAGCACGTATTCGCGAACCTCGATTTCGACGAGGCCGAACTCGCCTCCGAGGCCGACTGA